A region from the Kineothrix sp. IPX-CK genome encodes:
- a CDS encoding aldose 1-epimerase family protein — MEKEWLKKIGSMQQEAYIRKIEYAEGRAGGLKAYQVKSGPLMFTSAQDKCLDITELSWRGINFNFISKPGLQNGQAYDYNGFAGQRSIMGGMFFTCGTDNVGTPGIEPHNMFPMHGSLRSTPAEHVCADCYWEDGEYKIRLSGEMRQAALFGGNIVLRRTIETYCGSKEIAIRDEFENQAYETSPFMLLYHFNIGYPLLDVGAKIRISSSKTVLLGEDGETALPWNEVTAPVDKLPEEVFYHMLQPDEKGFANVSVFNENVGAGLSISFQAKQLPRFTQWKSMASGDYVMGFEPCNCHVKGQEWERENGTLPVIEAGEKKTVELKLQILE, encoded by the coding sequence ATGGAAAAAGAGTGGCTGAAGAAAATCGGAAGCATGCAGCAGGAGGCCTATATCCGTAAGATCGAATATGCGGAGGGCAGGGCAGGAGGGCTGAAGGCCTATCAGGTCAAGTCGGGTCCTCTTATGTTCACGTCTGCGCAGGATAAGTGTCTTGATATTACGGAATTGTCCTGGCGGGGCATCAATTTCAACTTTATAAGCAAGCCCGGACTGCAGAACGGACAGGCTTATGATTATAATGGATTTGCGGGACAGAGAAGCATCATGGGCGGAATGTTCTTCACCTGTGGTACGGATAACGTGGGAACGCCCGGAATCGAGCCTCATAATATGTTTCCCATGCACGGAAGTCTGCGCTCTACGCCGGCGGAGCATGTTTGTGCCGATTGCTACTGGGAGGATGGAGAATATAAGATCAGACTGTCGGGAGAAATGAGACAAGCGGCACTATTTGGAGGGAACATCGTATTAAGGCGCACCATAGAGACTTATTGCGGGAGCAAGGAGATAGCGATTCGGGATGAGTTTGAGAATCAGGCATATGAAACCAGCCCATTTATGCTGCTGTATCATTTTAATATAGGATATCCTCTGCTGGATGTGGGAGCAAAGATACGGATTTCTTCATCTAAAACGGTTCTTTTAGGTGAAGACGGGGAGACGGCCCTGCCGTGGAATGAGGTTACTGCTCCGGTGGATAAGCTTCCAGAGGAGGTTTTTTATCATATGCTGCAACCGGATGAAAAAGGCTTTGCGAATGTGTCCGTATTTAACGAAAATGTTGGTGCCGGACTGTCGATCAGCTTTCAGGCGAAGCAGCTTCCCCGTTTTACCCAGTGGAAGTCTATGGCCTCAGGAGATTATGTTATGGGATTTGAGCCCTGCAATTGCCACGTAAAGGGGCAGGAGTGGGAAAGGGAAAACGGTACGCTCCCGGTAATTGAAGCGGGAGAGAAAAAGACGGTGGAATTGAAGCTTCAGATTTTAGAATAA
- a CDS encoding haloacid dehalogenase-like hydrolase, which translates to MAKRMLDCTASDFSEFTKADYISSIAGSEGRVVACECIGITMPVLSDVTNAEFAAAMGADILLLNMFDVIKPVICGLPKVGQDEVVRELKRLTGRMIGINLEPVEDAIAEGNKGTLWEMSEGRRATLDNALRAYELGVDMVLLTGNPGNGVSNKAITDSLRAMSAELGNKLILAAGKMHASGIIGEGGENIITRDDIKEFVEAGADIILLPAPGTVPGITMEYIRGLVSYAHSLGALTITAIGTSQEGADTETIKQIALMCKMTGTDIHHIGDSGYPGMGAPENIMAYSIAIRGVRHTYHRMAVSINR; encoded by the coding sequence ATGGCAAAAAGAATGTTGGATTGTACGGCTTCAGATTTTTCGGAATTTACAAAGGCAGATTATATAAGCTCTATTGCCGGAAGCGAGGGGCGGGTTGTAGCGTGTGAGTGTATCGGGATTACAATGCCGGTGCTTTCGGATGTGACCAATGCGGAATTCGCGGCAGCCATGGGAGCAGATATATTGCTTCTCAATATGTTTGATGTTATTAAGCCTGTGATATGCGGACTTCCCAAGGTAGGGCAGGATGAAGTGGTTCGGGAGTTAAAGCGCCTTACCGGAAGGATGATAGGAATCAACCTGGAGCCCGTGGAGGATGCCATTGCGGAAGGGAATAAGGGAACGCTGTGGGAAATGTCCGAAGGGCGAAGGGCGACGCTGGATAATGCTTTAAGAGCGTACGAGCTAGGTGTGGATATGGTCCTTCTTACGGGTAATCCGGGCAATGGTGTGAGCAATAAGGCAATTACCGATTCTCTGAGAGCGATGTCCGCTGAGTTAGGGAATAAGCTGATTCTGGCGGCAGGAAAAATGCACGCCTCGGGAATTATCGGAGAAGGCGGAGAGAATATCATTACAAGAGATGACATAAAAGAATTTGTGGAGGCGGGAGCGGATATTATTCTCCTGCCTGCGCCGGGAACGGTTCCCGGAATCACCATGGAATATATAAGAGGGCTGGTTTCCTACGCTCATAGCTTAGGCGCACTGACGATAACTGCGATCGGAACATCCCAAGAGGGAGCAGATACCGAGACAATTAAGCAGATTGCGCTGATGTGCAAGATGACGGGAACGGATATCCACCATATCGGCGATTCCGGCTACCCGGGAATGGGGGCACCGGAAAATATAATGGCATATTCGATAGCCATTCGGGGTGTGAGGCACACGTATCACAGAATGGCGGTATCGATTAACCGGTAA